A window of Notolabrus celidotus isolate fNotCel1 chromosome 11, fNotCel1.pri, whole genome shotgun sequence contains these coding sequences:
- the LOC117821844 gene encoding guanylin-like: MKTIICLSVLLTVLSQLSGAVTVTEGDFQFSLEAVKALGALMNGGDPSTKQVLRPVETKAEAVCSHPDLPEDFKSLCLRTDAGESLARLVGVASHLDTCEICEYAACTGC; the protein is encoded by the exons atgAAGACCATTATTTGTTTGTCAGTCCTCCTCACAGTTCTGTCCCAGCTGTCCGGAGCTGTGACGGTCacg GAAGGAGACTTTCAGTTCTCCCTGGAGGCGGTGAAAGCTCTCGGAGCACTGATGAACGGAGGCGATCCTTCGACTAAACAGGTTCTCCGGCCAGTGGAGACCAAAGCAGAAGCTGTGTGTTCACACCCTGATCTGCCTGAAGACTTCAAATCTCTGTGTCTGAGGACAGATGCAGGGGAGTCTCTGGCTCGACTAG tGGGGGTAGCTTCACATCTTGACACCTGTGAGATCTGTGAATACGCCGCCTGCACCGGCTGCTGA
- the trappc6b gene encoding trafficking protein particle complex subunit 6b, translating into MADEAPFQFLHNELLQYIYKTSDNGETENGRNITKLENMGFRVGQGLVERMTKDTARFKDELDVMKFICKDFWTCVFKKQIDNLRTNHQGIYVLQDNKFRLLSQLSAGKQYLDQAPKYLAFSCGLVRGGLSNLGVKSIVTAEVSVMPACKFQVMIQKM; encoded by the exons atggCAGACGAAGCGCCTTTCCAGTTTTTACACAACGAGTTGCTTCAGTATATTTATAAGACATCTGACAACGGAGAGACG GAAAATGGAAGAAATATCACCAAACTGGAGAACATGGGGTTCAGAGTCGGACAAGGACTAGTAGAGAG AATGACTAAAGACACAGCAAGGTTCAAAGACGAGCTGGACGTCATGAAGTTCATCTGCAAAGACTTCTGGACCTGCGTGTTCAAGAAACAGATCGACAACCTTCGAACCAATCACCAG GGAATCTACGTCCTGCAGGACAACAAGTTCAGGTTACTGAGTCAGCTGTCGGCGGGGAAACAGTATCTGGATCAAGCCCCGAAG tacCTGGCCTTCAGCTGCGGTCTGGTTCGAGGAGGTCTGTCTAACCTGGGAGTGAAGAGTATCGTGACAGCCGAGGTTTCCGTCATGCCTGCAT GTAAATTCCAGGTGATGATCCAGAAGATGTAG
- the foxp3b gene encoding forkhead box protein P1, protein MPETSVETVRCGQNRTLPKPERSKHLEEPHPPSQTPPPQERDVAPPTTGSQSSSSTGVIRQKQQRPSVLRQLSQTASRRQHAPPGHSAAVSVCKEEVDAGRFLHSSSSPGQSHYFFSSRREGAKQSSTDARLHDGIPEATSALFVSGFCCWPGCDAVTEDFHSFLKHLRSEHSHSDRSVAQWKVQKDIVQRMESQLILEKQKLVAMQLHLHLSEHKHNDLKASSDWPYSLPLYVPQPLVTDGEAVQQWALKHLEEMSQHGPRAAASSHFLPELIPSIEFYKYNNVRPPYTYAYLIRWSILECPDNQRTLNEIYNWFTTMFFYFRHNTATWKNAVRHNLSLHKCFVRVEGGKGAVWTVDETEYQRRKGQKYHRDGPVKWLKSYSHYCPEEP, encoded by the exons ATGCCTGAGACTTCCGTTGAGACCGTGAGATGTGGACAAAATCGTACTCTGCCAAAACCTGAGAGAAGCAAACACCTGGAGGAGCCACACCCTCCTTctcagactcctcctcctcaggagaGGGATGTGGCTCCACCCACCACAGGAAGTCAG AGTTCAAGCAGCACAGGAGTCATTAggcagaagcagcagagaccGTCTGTGCTGCGTCAACTTTCCCAAACAGCTTCCAGACGACAACACG CTCCTCCGGGACACAGTGCAGCCGTTTCTGTTTGTAAAGAAGAGGTGGACGCAGGCCGTTTCttgcactcctcctcctctccagggCAGAGCCATTACTTCTTCTCCTCGAGGAGAGAGGGGGCAAAGCAGAGCTCCACTGATGCCAGGCTTCATGACGG CATCCCTGAGGCGACCAGTGCTCTGTTTGTGAGCGGCTTCTGTTGCTGGCCCGGCTGTGATGCAGTGACCGAAGACTTCCACAGTTTCCTGAA aCACCTTCgctctgaacacagccacagcGACAGAAGCGTCGCTCAGTGGAAGGTGCAGAAGGATATCGTTCAGCGCATGGAGAGTCAG cTCATCCTGGAGAAACAGAAACTCGTTGCGATGCAGCTCCACCTGCACCTCTCTGAGCACAAGCACAATGATCTG AAGGCGTCTTCTGATTGGCCGTACAGCCTCCCTCTGTACGTACCTCAGCCTCTGGTGACAGATGGAGAGGCAGTGCAGCAGTGGGCTCTGAAACACCTGGAGGAGATGTCCCAGCATGGACCCAGAGCAGCTGCTTCTTCACACTTTCTCCCTG AATTGATCCCCAGTATTGAATTTTACAAATACAACAACGTCAGGCCTCCGTACACCTACGCGTACCTGATCAGATGG TCCATCCTGGAGTGTCCTGATAACCAGCGCACCCTGAATGAGATCTACAACTGGTTCACCACCATGTTCTTCTACTTCAGACACAACACTGCTACCTGGAAG AATGCAGTGCGTCACAACCTCAGCCTCCACAAGTGTTTTGTGCGagtggagggagggaagggagcGGTTTGGACAGTGGATGAAACAGAGTACCAGAGGAGGAAGGGACAGAAGTATCACAG ggACGGTCCTGTGAAATGGCTCAAGTCCTACTCTCATTACTGTCCTGAGGAGCCATGA